GCCAGGTTAGGGAATGGAGTACGAGTTCGGCCGGGTGCGGTGCTGGTTCAACCGGGTGCAGCCGGACGGGGCGTGGTCCCGGGGCGGGGCATGACGTGAAAAGCCGGTCCATTGTGGCGTAGGATTCCGGGTGCCCTCGGGCGCATCGCACCACCTTCTGCAGAAATGAGGCTCCATGTCCCAGGACAGCCCGCACCCCGAGGGGAAGAAACTCCGTTCCCGTCACGTCACGATGATCACGCTGGGCGGGATCATCGGTTCCAGCCTGTTCGTCGGGTCGGCCAATGTGATCAAGGCCGTCGGTCCGGCCGCCGTGATCTCCTACCTCATCGGCGGTCTGCTGGTCTTCCTGGCCATGCGGATGCTGGGCGAGATGGCCGCGGCGCGTCCCGCCGTCGGCTCCTTCATGGAGTACGCCCGGGTGGGCCTGGGTGACTGGGCCGCATACTTCGTGGGGTGGCTCTACTGGTACTTCTGGGTGGGCGTGATCGCCTACGAGGCCGTGGTGGGCGGCTCCATCCTGAACGGCTGGGTGCCCGGGGTGCCGCAGTGGGTCTTCTCGATCCTGCTGCTCCTCGTGTTCACCGGGGCGAACCTGGTGTCCCTGCGCTCCTTCGGTGAGACCGAGTTCTGGCTGGCCAGCATCAAGGTGGCCGCGATCGTGGTCTTCCTCGTGGTCGGCATCCTGTTCGCCTTCGGTCTGTGGCCGAACGCGCACTTCTCCCTTCCGAACCTCTGGGAGCACGGCGGCTTCATGCCGAAGGGCATCGACGCCGTGGTCGGCGGCGTGGCCATCGTGATCTTCTCCTACTTCGGCACCGAGATCGCCGTCATGGCGGCCTCCGAGTCGGAGGACCCGGCCAAGGGCGTCCGGCAGGCCACCAGCACCGTCATCTGGCGCATCCTGATCTTCTTCGTCGGAGCGGTCCTCCTGATCGTCACGATCGTGCCGTGGAACCAGCTGCCGGACCCGAAGGAGAAGGCGCCGTTCGCCTACCTCTTCAGCCTGTACGGCCTGCCGGGCGCCGACGTCGTCATGAGCGCCGTGATCCTGACCGCCGTCTGCTCCGTGCTGAACTCCGGCCTGTATTCCGCCG
Above is a window of Arthrobacter sp. Y-9 DNA encoding:
- a CDS encoding amino acid permease → MSQDSPHPEGKKLRSRHVTMITLGGIIGSSLFVGSANVIKAVGPAAVISYLIGGLLVFLAMRMLGEMAAARPAVGSFMEYARVGLGDWAAYFVGWLYWYFWVGVIAYEAVVGGSILNGWVPGVPQWVFSILLLLVFTGANLVSLRSFGETEFWLASIKVAAIVVFLVVGILFAFGLWPNAHFSLPNLWEHGGFMPKGIDAVVGGVAIVIFSYFGTEIAVMAASESEDPAKGVRQATSTVIWRILIFFVGAVLLIVTIVPWNQLPDPKEKAPFAYLFSLYGLPGADVVMSAVILTAVCSVLNSGLYSAARMFSSIAEQGYAPKLIARKSSSGVPVAAVIASTLGGYAAVIINFTAPDSGIFDFIMNSAGLVALFVYAFIALTQLRTRAALSPEEESQLKLKMWLHPWLGILVIVAVLGIVVVMLLSGESGQTQVWTSLVSVAVLAVCWPFVRKRLKARRAAGLEEHGVPAEIPGH